Within the Natranaeroarchaeum sulfidigenes genome, the region CTTTGGGGAGAACCGGATTAAGTATTTCGCCCAGATACGAATCGGTTATGACTGAATCGGTAACCGATTCGATCACTGCATTAATGTGGAGCCGCAGTCACTACCATATATGATCGAGGAGAACAGAGCGGCGGAACTTTCGGAAAAAGCCAACGAATACCTCCACGATACTTCGTTATCGCCGGAGGAATACGAGGCCCTCAAGCACAGTGTCGCAGAGCTATCTCCGATCTTTTCGGCCGATTGCGCGTACTTCGTACTTGGTGGCTACGGTCGCCCCGAAATCCACCGACTCCAGCTCGTCAAAGATAGACTGAACCGACGCACCAGCGCGTACGCGTTCTTGATGGTTGATATCCGGCAAGAATGGGTGAACACATATCTCAAATTCCGAATTCTTGCCGACTACACCGATTTCATCATCGGTGTTAGCGAACACGATCAGGGCGGTTTCCTCGTCGAACAGGGCTACTTCACAGCTCTCGAAACGTACTTCCAGAAAACACATGTGCTCAAACGCGAGTACACCGACCTGACACCGGAAGCTGTTGAAACGAACGCGAATACTGAGAATCCCTACAGTGGGATGCAGACAGCAATCTTTGAGATGCTTGCTGAAGCTGGCCGACTCTATATCTGGACCACCGAAGACGACCTCATCAACGCTACCACAGACCTGCCTTGATATCTCCTCTGCCCTGATCGGCTGGTTCACGACGAGTAATCTCCATAGCGAGCACGATCTCGACTGTACTCCCGACCGTGACGTTTTTGCGGGTTCCGCCTATCTCCATGCATAATGACCCCCTCCACCAGTGACCCCTGGGCCACCAGACGCCGACTCCTCCAGGCGGCGGGCGTGGCGGCCACGGCCGGACTCGCGGGCTGTGCGGAGTTCGGCGGCGAGCCGAGCCCCCAGGAGACGATCGAGTGTGATCCCGTGGAACCGGCGAGTTCGGTCTCGGAGTACGCAACCCATCCCGACGAGGACGTCTCGATGTTCGGCCGTGGGCTCCGGCGACTGTACTACTACCCCGACGAGCACGTCCCCGAGTCAGTCGAGGTCAACTGGTCGACGCCGATGAACTACGTGGGCCATACGGCGGCGAAGGCCAGCCCGGTCCCGACCCCGGCGGGCGATACCATCGTCTTCGCGGGCGATACGGGCCGGATCGACGCCTACTGCCCGGACGGACAGAAGAAGTGGACCGTCCAGACCGGCGCGACCGACTTTGGCTTTCACGGCTCGGCGGCCATCGTGGGCGACACGGCGTACATCGGTGGCTACGACGGCGACGTCTACGCACTGGATATCGACGACGGCGAGATCGTCTGGCACACGCCCTCCTCGGACCTCGACGGGACGCTTGCGGTCGGCTCCAGCCCGGCGTACTACGAGGGCTCGCTGTACGTGATCGCCGAGTACGGAAGCCCCTCCTCGGGGGCGCTCTGGGAACTCGACGCCGAGACGGGCGAGCCGCTGTGGAGCGATGGGCGGATCTGGGGCCAGCCCCATCCCTCACCGACGATCGACCTCGATCTGGGCCGGATCGTGGCGGGCTCGAACGACGGCGTCGTCTACTGCTGGGAGTTCCCCTCGATGGAGTTCCTCTGGGAGTTCCAGGCCGATGCCGACGGCGAGGAGCGCGAGGGCGGCGAGTTCCGCGCGGGTGCGGAGATCAAAGGCACCGTGGCGGCCCACGACGGGCGGGGCTACTTTGGCTCGTGGGACAACAACTTCTACTGTCTCGACCTTGAGGACGGCAGCGAGGAGTGGGCCGTCGACACCGGCCGGTCGAACATGTCCAACCCCGCCGTCGATCCCGAGCAGGATATCGTCTACGCGGGCGGCGACAGCGGCATCGTGCGCGCGCTTGAGGCCGACTCGGGCGATGAGATCTGGACCACTAACGTGAACGGGCGGGTGATCGGCGCGCTTACTGCGACTGCGGGCAAAGTGCTCGCAGGCTCGTACGACAGCCATCTGTACGCGCTGGATCGCGAGACCGGTGACCGGTGCTGGCGGGTCGAGAACCGCGGCCGGGTCACGAGCGCGGCGGTACCCGTTGACGGTCGCGTCTACTACGCCGAGCGCGGCGTCTTCTCGAACTACTACGACGACGAGGAAGAGACGGTTCTCGAGGAGCCGGGCCACGCGTACTGTCTGCGGGAAGCACAGTAGCTAGTCGGCCCGCTCCCAGACACGCACCCAGTCGATGAGCAGGTGCTCCGACCAGCGTTCCTCCAGGGCCGCCTCCCCGATTCGGTTGACGTGTGTCGAAAAAATCAGGCCGAACGGCCGCGCTGGTGTGTCGGTAAGCGCGCTGATCATCGGCTGGGAGCCCGACACCGTTCGGACCCGACGGCCGTTGACGTACCACTCGATCCGGTCTTCGAACCAGGCACAGCCGTAAGTATTGAACCCCGCCGAGACGTCTGCCCCCACGTCGAGGGAGACCGGGTCGTGCTCGTGTGTCTCCATGTCGTTCGACCTGCCGGACCGACTCCAGTGGACGTCGACCTGTACGCGGTCGGGATCCGTTCCGGGAATCCACTCGACGATATCGATTTCCGGTGGCCAGTGCATATTGGCTGGGTGCATCCAGAACGCCGGGAGCACGCCGGGGCGCGTGGGAAGCTGGAGCCTCGCTTCGACGTACTGGCCGGGGACTGGATCGATCGGGATCCCCACCTCTGGATGGTGGGACTCACCGCCCACACTCGAATTGATGACACCTTGAAAACAGCCCTCCGGCCCGGCCCCGGTCGACTCGACGGTCAGCCGACACTGTCCGTCGGTGACCGTGACGTGATCGGCACTCACCGTCGCATCGTCGTCGGGGATCCATTCGGCGCGGTCGATAAAGCCGACCGCCCACCGATCGGTGTCGAACCGCTCCCACTGCTCGTCAACGACGAGTTGCCAGTGATCAGGCTCTGTTTCCGGCGGCGATCCGTCGTCACCTGTGGGGGCAAGACAGCCAGCACCGGCAAGACAACCGAATGTCACGAGCAACTGCCGTCGCCGTGTCTGGCCAGCGGGCATCGGATCACTGCTCTCTGTAGCAGGCCGGAGCCGATAAAGACCAGGGGCTCCCCGTGAACTCGCTCACTCCTGGGGTGCAGGGATCGCATCGTCCTCTGCGTCGACACCCCCGTCCGCGATCAGCCGATCGGCCCCATCGTGGTGCTCGAATGCCCCCGGTTCGAGTTTCGGGTGTACTCGCTCGATCTCCCGCGGCGAGACGTGCTCTGGAGCGGGCGCTACTTTCTCTGTGACGGCAAAGGTGTGGACCGGGGAGATGAGCGCCCAGAGCGCGCCGGCGGTGTTCAACACGACCAGCAGTGGCGTCAGCGGGAGCGCAAGCAGTGTGACACGCTCGCGGGGGAGATACACAAGCGTCCCCAGCAGCGTGATAAAAAAGAGCACACCAAACAGGCCGAGCGAGCCAAACTGGTACAGGGTTGATTCGGGCACGTACTGCGGGACGGCCAGCAATAGGAGTGACAACACTGGGATCAGCGGGGACATGGCCCAGGTGATGAGGCGAAAGCCAAAGAGTAGCTTGTACCGGCCGGGTAGCAATCCCGACGCGTGCTGGGTTCCCGCGAACCAGCGGCGGCGTTGGCGGAACATCCCCCGCACCGATGGCGGAGCCTGATTCCGGAACTTCAGGTTCAGCACGCGAAAATCAAGATCGCGGGACTCCGCAGCGCGCCAGACGAAATTCGTGTCCTCGGTGATCGTCTCGACGTCCCACGTGAGCTCGTCTTCGAGCGATTTCCGGATCGCGACACCGCCGCCCCAGGCGTACAGCGGATACGTGAACCAGCCAAACGAGCGCTGTTCGTACTGGTAGCCGATCCGGAACGTCTCACAGAGGAAGGCGAGCAAGGAGCCGGTGTACAGGGGCTTTTCGGTGATCTGGACGACGTCCGCGTCGGGCAGGCCCTGAAAGTTCTGGACGATCGTGTCCTCGTCGAGATAGAGGATATGTTCTCGAGTACAGGAAACCTCACGGCGGGCCCATTCGAGGGCACGGCCCTTGTGTCGAGCCGCACAGTCGAACTCCTCGGGGACGACGTGGACCGTCGCACCGTCGATCTCGATATCGCGTTCGGCGATCACGTGGATGTCCTCGACGGCGTCGGGGACGGAATCAACCGTTGCCTGGACGACGGCCTCCGCACCGATGGTGAGGATACGCACCTGCACGTCATCGTGGCCGTACGCCAGATCCTCTTCGGAAACGAGCTGGTTCCGCCCGAGAACGAACACCTGCACTAACCAGGTGAGGATCGACACGGAGTACAGCACGAACACTGTCCAGGCGAGAAACACGAACAGTGTTGAGAGACCGGGGAGCATACACTTCCCCTTTGACTATCCGATGAATAAGCTGACGGTATGTGTGAGAATTCACGAAATATCGTGCGGGGGCGTCACCCACCCAGCCGACCTGTCAGGCGACGTCCTGAACAGCCTGCGCAAGCAACTCCACACCCATCTCGATCTCTCGCTCGGTGACGTCCAGGGGAGGCAGCAAGCGCAACGTTTTGTGACCACAGCCAAGCGTCAGCAGGCCGTGTGAGAGCGCCGCGCGTACCACGTCTTCACGCCGCTCTTTCGTGTCGAACTCGACGGCAAGCATCAGACCCCGCCCGCGGATGTCCTCGACGCCGGGTAGGTAAGCGTCCGAGAGCAGTTCTTTTGCCTGCTTCCCACGTCTCGTCGCGTTCTCCTGCAGGTCGTACTCTTCGATGGCGTCGACCGTCGCGACGCCCTGGAGCGCCGAGAGGAAATCGCCCGCGCCCCACGTCGAGGAGAGCCGACCCGTCTCGTCGGGGAAGACGTCCGCGCGCCCGATCGTCGCGCCGACACGCAGGCCCTTCGCGCTGGCGATGACGTCCGGCTCGATCGGCGTGTGCTCGATCGCCCAGAACTCGCCGGTCCGACCCAGTCCTGACTGGATCTCGTCGGCAATGATGTGGATACCGTAGCGCTCACGGATCGTGGCGATGTCCTCCAGAAATCGATCCGAGGGAATCCGATAGCCCCCCTCGCCCTGAATCGGTTCCAGAATGATGTAGGCCACTTCTTCGGGATCGATGACGCCACGCTCGGGGTGGAGTTTGTCGCCGAGTGCGTTGCCAGCGGGGCCGTCGGTTTCCCATCCGCAGGTACACTCGTCCTCGCAGGTGCAGTAAGGGACGCTGAGCACGCCGGGGATCTCCGGGTAGCCCTTGCGATGGACCGCCTTCGATCGGTTGAGCGAGAGCGCACCCAGCGTGCGGCCGTGAAAGGCACCGTCGAAGGTGACGCCACGATGCCCGCGGTCGGCATAACAGATCTTGATGGCGTTCTCGACGGCCTCCGCACCCGTGTTCGAGAGGAACACCTGATCGAGCCCGTCCGAGGCGGAGACGAGGCGCTCCATCAGCTGGGTCGGGCCGGGGAACTCTGGGTCCTCGGGGGGCCAGCCACCGCTGGCGTAGAAGTCCTGCCCGGCGATCTTCGTCGGTTCGGGAATGTCAAACCCCTCCATCGCACGCGTGACTTTGGGGTTGTTGTACCCAAGCGGTGAGGCCGCAACGTGAGCGGTGAAATCCAGCAAGACGTTGCCGTCGATGTCTGTACAGAACGGACCGATCGACTCGCTCGTCACGTCCCAGACGAACTCGTAGACGTAGGTGCTCGGGGCAGCGAACTCGTGGTGATACTGGACCCACTCGTCTGCCCGATCGCCGGGAATGTCGGTGACAACCGGTTCTGCTGTCTTTCTGTCCATAATTATTCCTTATCTTCGCGGTATGTTAAACCAACCGGGCGGATTTGTGGCTGGACTGCTCGCTGGGATTGCAGTACCCACGAGAGAGGAGAAGCAGGAGGGAACTGCCGTCCAGACCAGCGGAGGGCAGCCCCCTACGACGGTTGACAGGGTGCCGGTGCCACCCTTTCAGTCGTGACCGGTCCGGATCAAGGGATGTTCAGCGCCTTACTCGTCGTCGGTGTAGCGAGACTCCCATTCGTCCCGGGCGTCGATTTCGCGCTGCCCGCGTCGCGTGATCGAATAGGTGTTCGTCCGGCGGTCGCGCTCGCCTTTCTCCACGAGTCCCTTGTCGACGAGTGTGTCGAGGTTGGGGTAGAGGCGGCCGTGGTGTATCTCCGACTCGTAGTACTCCTCTAGCTCGTCTTTGACAGCGAGGCCGTGAGGCTCGTCCTTCCCGGCGATGACGTACAACAGATCACGTTGGAACCCTGTTAGATCGTACATCGTATAACGATTCGAGAGTAACCCTCCCGTGAAAATAAGTGTGTCGTCTTGCATAGATGACGGCGTAACGCTGCACACTCACTGGAACGTCCTTTTACTGGTCAATTGCCGATCGCTTCTGACAAATTACTACCAATTTGAAACGTTCTGGAAGTGGTTCGATCAGGCAGAGAGTTATGTCGATACGACGCCTACTAGAAGGTATGCCAGAAGAAGTGCTGTTCGAGACAGAACGTAAGCAGAGCCGCGCAGAGATCGCTGACACCCTCCGCGCTGTCGCGGATAAACTGGACACAGGGGAGTCGATTACCCTCACGGCGGGCGATCAGTCCGTCGATATGGATCCACCGGAGAACCCGACGTTCGAGATCAAGGCCGAACGCGAGGGGAAAGCTGGGAGCGAGGAGTTGAGCATCGAGTTCGAGCTGGAGTGGAAGCCCGGCGAGAGCGACGACGCCCCCGTCAGCATCGAGTGAGAAACGAAGCGGTTACTTCCGGGGCGCGTTCACAATAGCCCATGGACGCCCACTGCGTACGGGTCCCCCGCGAGCGCGGCGAGGAGACGCGTCGTTCGCTCGCCGAGGCCGATCTGGTCGCCGAGGACGTCGAGATCGTCGCCGAAGATGGGGCGATCTACATCCCGGTGGTCGATCCGGACGCCGTCCCGGAGGAGTATGAGCTCGTCACCCGTGACCTCCCCGAACGATCGCTCCCGGAGATGCCCGCCGACATTCTGGGCTACGAGCCGAGCTACGAACGGCTCGGTGATGTCGTGATCCTCGACGAGGACGACCCGGAGCGGGCACGCGAGATCGCCGACGCCGTCGACGAGTCCGCCCTCCCCGTCGAGACGGTGCTCGATCGCGCCTCGAAAATCAAGGGCGAACAGCGCGTCCGCGACTGGACGGTACTGGTCGGTGATAGCACTGAGACGGTACACCGCGAGTACGGCTGTGAGTTCGCACTGGATCTGGACGCGGTCTACTTCTCGCCGAGACTCGCCACGGAACGCCACCGCGTCGTCGAGCAGATCACGCCCGGCGAGCAGGTCTTCGACATGTTCGCGGGCGTCGGCCCCTTCGCGATCCCTGCGGCGACCCGCGGTGCCACTGTCGTCGGTACGGACATCAACGAGCGCGCCATCGAGTACTTCCGCGAGAACGCCCGAAGAAACGGCGTTGAACAGCGTGTAACGGCGATTGCGGGCGACATCCGTG harbors:
- a CDS encoding outer membrane protein assembly factor BamB family protein; its protein translation is MTPSTSDPWATRRRLLQAAGVAATAGLAGCAEFGGEPSPQETIECDPVEPASSVSEYATHPDEDVSMFGRGLRRLYYYPDEHVPESVEVNWSTPMNYVGHTAAKASPVPTPAGDTIVFAGDTGRIDAYCPDGQKKWTVQTGATDFGFHGSAAIVGDTAYIGGYDGDVYALDIDDGEIVWHTPSSDLDGTLAVGSSPAYYEGSLYVIAEYGSPSSGALWELDAETGEPLWSDGRIWGQPHPSPTIDLDLGRIVAGSNDGVVYCWEFPSMEFLWEFQADADGEEREGGEFRAGAEIKGTVAAHDGRGYFGSWDNNFYCLDLEDGSEEWAVDTGRSNMSNPAVDPEQDIVYAGGDSGIVRALEADSGDEIWTTNVNGRVIGALTATAGKVLAGSYDSHLYALDRETGDRCWRVENRGRVTSAAVPVDGRVYYAERGVFSNYYDDEEETVLEEPGHAYCLREAQ
- a CDS encoding glycoside hydrolase family 16 protein, whose translation is MPAGQTRRRQLLVTFGCLAGAGCLAPTGDDGSPPETEPDHWQLVVDEQWERFDTDRWAVGFIDRAEWIPDDDATVSADHVTVTDGQCRLTVESTGAGPEGCFQGVINSSVGGESHHPEVGIPIDPVPGQYVEARLQLPTRPGVLPAFWMHPANMHWPPEIDIVEWIPGTDPDRVQVDVHWSRSGRSNDMETHEHDPVSLDVGADVSAGFNTYGCAWFEDRIEWYVNGRRVRTVSGSQPMISALTDTPARPFGLIFSTHVNRIGEAALEERWSEHLLIDWVRVWERAD
- a CDS encoding glycosyltransferase gives rise to the protein MLPGLSTLFVFLAWTVFVLYSVSILTWLVQVFVLGRNQLVSEEDLAYGHDDVQVRILTIGAEAVVQATVDSVPDAVEDIHVIAERDIEIDGATVHVVPEEFDCAARHKGRALEWARREVSCTREHILYLDEDTIVQNFQGLPDADVVQITEKPLYTGSLLAFLCETFRIGYQYEQRSFGWFTYPLYAWGGGVAIRKSLEDELTWDVETITEDTNFVWRAAESRDLDFRVLNLKFRNQAPPSVRGMFRQRRRWFAGTQHASGLLPGRYKLLFGFRLITWAMSPLIPVLSLLLLAVPQYVPESTLYQFGSLGLFGVLFFITLLGTLVYLPRERVTLLALPLTPLLVVLNTAGALWALISPVHTFAVTEKVAPAPEHVSPREIERVHPKLEPGAFEHHDGADRLIADGGVDAEDDAIPAPQE
- a CDS encoding aminotransferase class III-fold pyridoxal phosphate-dependent enzyme, which translates into the protein MDRKTAEPVVTDIPGDRADEWVQYHHEFAAPSTYVYEFVWDVTSESIGPFCTDIDGNVLLDFTAHVAASPLGYNNPKVTRAMEGFDIPEPTKIAGQDFYASGGWPPEDPEFPGPTQLMERLVSASDGLDQVFLSNTGAEAVENAIKICYADRGHRGVTFDGAFHGRTLGALSLNRSKAVHRKGYPEIPGVLSVPYCTCEDECTCGWETDGPAGNALGDKLHPERGVIDPEEVAYIILEPIQGEGGYRIPSDRFLEDIATIRERYGIHIIADEIQSGLGRTGEFWAIEHTPIEPDVIASAKGLRVGATIGRADVFPDETGRLSSTWGAGDFLSALQGVATVDAIEEYDLQENATRRGKQAKELLSDAYLPGVEDIRGRGLMLAVEFDTKERREDVVRAALSHGLLTLGCGHKTLRLLPPLDVTEREIEMGVELLAQAVQDVA
- a CDS encoding helix-turn-helix transcriptional regulator, which codes for MYDLTGFQRDLLYVIAGKDEPHGLAVKDELEEYYESEIHHGRLYPNLDTLVDKGLVEKGERDRRTNTYSITRRGQREIDARDEWESRYTDDE
- a CDS encoding amphi-Trp domain-containing protein; its protein translation is MPEEVLFETERKQSRAEIADTLRAVADKLDTGESITLTAGDQSVDMDPPENPTFEIKAEREGKAGSEELSIEFELEWKPGESDDAPVSIE
- a CDS encoding class I SAM-dependent methyltransferase, whose translation is MDAHCVRVPRERGEETRRSLAEADLVAEDVEIVAEDGAIYIPVVDPDAVPEEYELVTRDLPERSLPEMPADILGYEPSYERLGDVVILDEDDPERAREIADAVDESALPVETVLDRASKIKGEQRVRDWTVLVGDSTETVHREYGCEFALDLDAVYFSPRLATERHRVVEQITPGEQVFDMFAGVGPFAIPAATRGATVVGTDINERAIEYFRENARRNGVEQRVTAIAGDIREVAAEYSGWADRIVMNLPHSADEFLDTAVELAGEDCVLHYYDIQHEDDPYGPGERAIRAAAEPAYDVTVERAHTVRSYAPHEFNVCLDVRLTRA